A portion of the Sebaldella sp. S0638 genome contains these proteins:
- a CDS encoding carbohydrate ABC transporter permease has product MKKPKVYKDTKLAVALLAPSILLIVLLIGYPMIYNFIISFQKIPLNPRLAPKIVGIKNYSTVITDVNFYKSLFLTVLYTFFSVAGSTAVGLGVAIFVNRNFRFKGTARSLIILPYIVPSISLVFAWKYMFNNIYGIINYMLVDKLHILSEAPLWFDNPTSAFILVVLFSIWKFFPYAFLSFLAILQTLDSTLYEAAEIDGANRWQQFLAITIPCIKPVLMVVITLRTIWVFYMFADVYLLTKKVNILGVYLYEMAFARNDLGKAAAISILLFVIIFAFIIFIRKKVDINEQK; this is encoded by the coding sequence ATGAAAAAACCTAAAGTTTATAAGGATACAAAGCTGGCCGTGGCACTTCTGGCACCAAGCATATTATTAATAGTTCTTTTGATAGGTTATCCTATGATCTATAACTTTATAATAAGTTTTCAGAAAATTCCTTTAAATCCAAGACTGGCACCAAAAATAGTGGGAATAAAAAATTATTCTACGGTAATAACAGATGTAAATTTCTATAAATCGCTGTTTCTTACTGTTTTGTACACATTTTTTTCTGTAGCCGGAAGCACTGCAGTGGGTCTCGGCGTAGCAATTTTCGTAAACAGAAATTTTAGATTTAAAGGAACGGCAAGGTCTCTGATAATACTTCCTTATATAGTCCCTTCTATATCTTTGGTATTTGCATGGAAATATATGTTTAATAATATATACGGAATCATAAACTACATGCTTGTGGATAAACTGCATATTTTGTCAGAGGCTCCGCTGTGGTTTGATAATCCTACAAGTGCTTTTATACTGGTAGTATTATTTTCTATATGGAAGTTTTTCCCGTATGCGTTTTTATCATTTCTGGCAATACTGCAGACATTAGACAGCACATTGTATGAGGCGGCTGAAATAGACGGGGCAAACAGGTGGCAGCAGTTTCTTGCTATTACCATCCCTTGTATAAAACCTGTACTTATGGTGGTAATAACATTGAGAACCATTTGGGTATTTTATATGTTCGCAGATGTATACCTGCTCACAAAAAAAGTAAATATACTGGGAGTATATCTGTATGAGATGGCTTTCGCAAGAAATGATCTCGGTAAAGCGGCGGCAATTTCAATACTGCTCTTTGTAATAATATTTGCGTTTATAATATTTATAAGAAAGAAGGTGGATATAAATGAACAGAAATAG
- a CDS encoding ABC transporter substrate-binding protein, translated as MKKISMRLMILFIGIIFLTACGKKEDAGTGDTAGAAGGQVTVEFMHSMVEQERLDQINEIIAEFEKENPDIKIKQIPVDEDSYQTKVTTLGSSGKLPAVIEVSNDYAKVMAKNEFVDYEAVNKVIQDKGADSFYDGALRVLKTEDGANYAAVPISGWVQGVWYNKKAFQEKGLKEPETWEDILAAAKAFNDPANKKYGIALATAKSVMTEQVFSQFALSNGANVLNGEGKAALETPEMKEAIEYYKELAKYTMPGSNDVSQVKDAFLNGSAPMVIYSTYILPAAYKEGITDDLGYAVPTKKQGAAFGVVSALTITNGLDEKQKAAAEKFVAFMLKDQSNAKWILMSPGGLQPVIKSVATSPDYTSNEVVKTFAAFSADLTSSFNNLQMFGVVDGKNFIVMGDITNAGIIGGMINEIIVNNKDIAAGMKTAQEEISGITK; from the coding sequence ATGAAAAAAATAAGTATGAGGTTAATGATATTGTTTATTGGAATTATTTTTCTGACTGCCTGCGGGAAAAAAGAAGATGCGGGAACAGGTGATACAGCTGGGGCAGCAGGCGGACAGGTAACTGTGGAATTTATGCATTCAATGGTGGAACAGGAAAGACTTGATCAGATAAATGAAATAATAGCAGAATTTGAAAAAGAAAATCCTGATATAAAAATAAAGCAGATACCGGTGGACGAGGATTCTTACCAGACTAAGGTAACTACTCTCGGATCAAGCGGAAAACTTCCTGCGGTAATAGAAGTAAGCAATGATTATGCAAAAGTAATGGCAAAAAATGAATTTGTAGACTATGAAGCGGTAAACAAAGTAATACAGGATAAAGGAGCAGACAGCTTTTATGACGGTGCATTAAGAGTGTTAAAGACAGAAGACGGTGCGAATTATGCCGCTGTACCTATAAGCGGATGGGTACAGGGTGTATGGTATAACAAAAAAGCCTTTCAGGAAAAAGGTCTTAAAGAACCTGAAACTTGGGAAGATATTCTTGCAGCAGCAAAAGCATTTAACGATCCTGCCAATAAAAAATACGGTATAGCTCTCGCTACAGCAAAAAGCGTAATGACAGAACAGGTATTTTCACAGTTTGCGTTATCAAACGGAGCAAATGTACTGAACGGAGAAGGAAAAGCAGCTCTTGAGACTCCTGAAATGAAAGAAGCAATAGAATATTACAAAGAACTGGCAAAATATACAATGCCCGGTTCAAATGACGTATCACAGGTAAAGGATGCATTTTTGAACGGGTCAGCACCAATGGTTATTTACTCTACTTATATTCTTCCGGCTGCTTACAAAGAAGGAATAACAGATGATTTAGGATATGCTGTACCTACTAAGAAACAAGGAGCAGCTTTTGGAGTGGTATCTGCACTTACTATAACAAACGGACTTGATGAAAAACAAAAAGCAGCAGCAGAAAAATTTGTGGCATTTATGCTGAAAGACCAGTCAAATGCAAAATGGATACTTATGTCGCCGGGAGGGCTTCAGCCTGTGATAAAATCAGTAGCAACAAGTCCTGATTACACATCTAACGAAGTAGTAAAAACATTTGCGGCATTTAGCGCCGATCTTACATCTTCATTTAATAATCTGCAGATGTTCGGTGTAGTAGACGGGAAAAATTTCATAGTAATGGGTGACATTACCAACGCAGGAATTATAGGCGGAATGATAAATGAAATAATAGTAAACAACAAAGATATAGCTGCGGGAATGAAAACTGCACAGGAAGAAATATCTGGAATTACAAAATAA